A stretch of the Taeniopygia guttata chromosome 3, bTaeGut7.mat, whole genome shotgun sequence genome encodes the following:
- the SERTAD2 gene encoding SERTA domain-containing protein 2 isoform X2 — MLGKGGKRKFDEHEDGLEGKVVSPTDGPSKVSYTLQRQTIFNISLMKLYNHRPLTEPSLQKTVLINNMLRRIQEELKQEGSLRPMFVAASQPADPLSDNFREAQPAFSHLASPALLPADLVSTMPLESCLTPASLLEDDTFCTSPAVQHDGPTKPTPPALQPVKDSFSSALDEIEELCPAPTSAEAVAAESAAGDPKAQPGESNIIHKPEGLPESRTAESKLMEPLPGNFEITASTGFLTDLTLDDILFADIDTSMYDFDPCTSATGAASKMAPVSADELLKTLAPYSSQPVTPNQPFKMDLTELDHIMEVLVGS, encoded by the coding sequence ATGttggggaaaggaggaaagcGGAAGTTTGACGAGCATGAAGATGGGTTGGAAGGCAAAGTGGTGTCTCCCACTGACGGTCCCTCTAAGGTGTCTTACACCTTACAGCGTCAGACTATCTTCAACATTTCCCTTATGAAACTTTATAACCACAGGCCATTAACCGAGCCAAGCTTGCAAAAGACAGTTTTAATTAACAACATGTTGAGGCGAATCCAGGAAGAACTCAAACAAGAAGGCAGCTTGAGGCCCATGTTTGTGGCCGCTTCGCAGCCTGCCGACCCTCTCAGCGACAACTTCCGCGAGGCGCAGCCGGCGTTCAGCCACCTGGCCTCGCCGGCCCTGCTCCCCGCCGACCTGGTAAGCACTATGCCCCTGGAGTCCTGCCTCACCCCCGCCTCTTTGCTCGAGGACGACACTTTTTGCACTTCCCCGGCCGTCCAGCACGACGGCCCGACGAAGCCAAcacctcctgctctccagccagTAAAGGACAGCTTCTCCTCAGCCTTGGACGAAATCGAGGAGCTTTGTCCAGCACCTACCTCCGCAGAGGCAGTAGCAGCTGAATCGGCAGCCGGCGACCCTAAAGCCCAGCCCGGCGAGTCCAACATCATCCACAAGCCCGAGGGCCTCCCGGAGAGCAGAACGGCTGAATCCAAACTCATGGAGCCCCTGCCTGGCAACTTTGAGATCACAGCTTCCACAGGTTTCCTCACAGACTTGACCCTGGATGACATTCTGTTCGCTGACATTGATACGTCCATGTATGATTTTGACCCCTGCACGTCTGCCACGGGGGCTGCCTCAAAAATGGCTCCTGTCTCAGCAGATGAGCTCCTAAAAACTCTCGCTCCGTACAGCAGTCAACCAGTAACTCCAAATCAGCCTTTCAAAATGGATCTCACAGAACTGGATCACATCATGGAGGTGCTTGTTGGGtcttaa